In the Gorilla gorilla gorilla isolate KB3781 chromosome 1, NHGRI_mGorGor1-v2.1_pri, whole genome shotgun sequence genome, TGTTGATTGACCATAGGAAACTCACCATGAGGCCATCAGTGTAAGGCAGTGTAGCATGAGTGGGGACCACGGACATTTGGGTCACTTCTTTATGTAATTTACTAGTGTTttcaggacctgcttgagcctgATCGCATATGTACGCTTTCAATTTTACGATGAAGTGCTCTGCACATACCCCGTTTTATAGCTTAACAGGTCAGACAACATCCCCTTTATGAGGGGCAGCTCAGGTCACATGGTAACTTGGTGGCCTATGGTTAAGCATTCAATCTTTAATATGGCCCAGGAGCAAGCCCAATGCGTTTTCAAAAGCAGCTTAGGTGTTTGAAGAAATGGCAGGGCTTTGCTCCAAAATTCTAAGAGTCTTCGCTGTGATTCACCTAGAGGGCCCCTAAACAGAATCCctgtctgccactgacacctcaagaaCCATTAGAGCTGCTGGATCCTACCGCCTAAGTAGCAAAACaccttgcacagcagcctggacctgttgcagagcctgcTCTTATTCTGAGTCCCCACTCAAAGCTAGCAAGTTGCTTAGTCAATGAGctagagtaacacacccaaatgaagAATACGCTGCTGCCAAGATCCAAAGGGGCCACTAGACATTATGCTGCTTTTCTGGGCATAGAGGAAACAAGGTACGACAATTTATTCTTCATCACAGAAGGAAATCTCAACATGCTTTACACCACTTGACCCTAGAAATTCCACTGAGGTAGAAGACCCCTGATTATTGTCACATGTATTTCTCATCCCTTGGCATGTATCCATTTTatcaataaatgtggaaatgccaGAGATTGTCAGCATACccccagaagctaggagagatgCATTGAAAAGATTTTCCCATAGAGAAACCAACTCAAAGTTTTTAGGCTTTTTCCCTTGAAAGACccactctgccaacaccttgaccttggacttctaaccttcagaattgtgagaaaataaatgtttattatttaagcCACTCACTCTGTGGTCCTTTGTTATGGTAGCACCAGTAAACTAACACACCTAGATATTCAAATTTATAGTCGCTTTATTCATTTATAGCCACTGTATTCATAATGTCAAAAACTTAAATATCCTACATATCCATCAGTGATTAGATTAACAAATTATAGTATATCTATATGGTGATATGCTGAGACAAGTAAGATGTACAACTACTGATAGAACATtaaacatagatgaatctcaaaaatattataatgaataaaagaagccttacacacacaaaataaatatggaaagggTACATTGCTACAAATATCTAGAACAGTTATAATTATACAAAGCAGATCATTGGTTGCCAGGACTGGTGAAACTGAGGGAAAAGGAGCACTGTGGAACTTTCTGGGAGGATGTACGTGTTCTGTCTCTTCATAAGGAGGTGACTACATGGGTGAATACACTTGACAAAATTCATATAACTCTACCCTTACAGTGGTTACATTTTCTTGTATATAGTCACACTTGagtaaaattgattaaaaatataaacaacgtAAAATGTTCAAATGTTTATATGCATAAAAGATAAGCTTCACAAAACAATTTACAGGTTAAAAAGCACTTATACAGCAATGATTCCATTGTTCTTCATAACCACATAAGATAGTTACATTTCTTAAATTCTGCTTTGCTGAAAAACTAGATCTCGGAAAGATTAAGACATCTGCTGTGGCTTATGGTGAACCACCAGAAGACATTGATGCTCTTGGATTTCAACGTTCCTTCTACCAATCAATACTGTTTATTAACCTATTGCTTGCCCCTTCTCTGATAATTCCAGATTGTTACtcaaattaaaattaatcttATTACAAATACGGTATTTATATCATAAAACAGCTACAAAGgcagataaaaagtaaaaaatgttgcCATTTTCCTAAAATTGGCTAATTTCTACAGGACTGACATATTTTGACAGAATGACTCTTCCAGAATTGCAAAATTTCTATTGTTTCCCTTCCGCACATTAAAATCACCACAAGACGGCACAACAATTCGTTGAATAGAGAGGCAAAATGTGTATACAACAAATGAGTTATCTGGAGTCCACCTATTGATTAATGCTTGTCAATGACTAAAAGGTCAGTACAGGTTGAAAATCCCTAATCTGAagatctgaaatgctccaaaatctgaaactttttttttttttgagacagggtctcactctgttgcccaagctggaatgtggTGGCAAGATCCTGGCTCagttcagcctcaacctcccagtctcaaacaatcctactacctcagcctcctgagtacctgggactacaggtgtgcaccaccacacctggctaattttttaattatttgtagaaacgaggtctcactgtgttgtgcaggctggcctcaaactcctgggctcaagagatccacctgtcttggcttcccaaagtactcgGATCACTGGCATGAACTGCATCACCAGCTTAccatctgaaactttttgagcactgacttGAAATAGTGACACTTCTGCTTTCTGATGGTCCAATGTGCACAAACTCTGTTTcagacataaaattatttaaaatattgtataaaattaccttcaggctattcAGACAAGGTGTATATCAAACATAAGTGAATTTTATGATTAGACTTGAATCCCATTTTCCAACTCTCTCATTATGTgtatggaaatattccaaaatccaaaagtaaatctgaaatccaaaacacttctggtctcaagcatctCATCtaagggatactcaacttgtATACTGTAactatacaaaaaaatatataatgaatgcATTGTCAATTAAGGCTTTTGTCTCCCAATTAGGAAGCTGGCATATCATTAAAAAACTTCTTGGGAAAGAAAGCATAATTAGATGGATTATTTTCCAGTTTGCTTGAATTTTAAAACCAGAAACTATACATCCACCTTCAGTAGAGATAACTAGTCACAGGTTAAATTAACTAGTGTGTTGCAAACAAAGTATAAGCACaagtttattttcaatttttactaATCTTTGAACAGAATCCTTCGATTCTCTGTTGGctagaaaattgaaaaaattgaCAATTATATATgcttcatttcatctttttttattttgtgacacTTTCAATTTCTCTTCTCAGAAAAGCCAATGTCAGAAACTATTAATTTTTGAACTATTACTGCAAGTTTATATGCAAAAATATCCAgtacatagaaaaagaaaaattgaagtaAATGTCAGGTTAGCAAAGGGTCTGGTCACTGGTCTTACACAGTTTATTGAGTAGATTACACCTCAAAGATGAAATAGGTAATTGGATGGGGAGATGTTGGCATTTGAAATTTGGTGAGCAGGCTTGGAATTGAAGATTCTTGGACATATATTTGTGGAGACTTATTGGTAACCAAAAcccaaattctgtaaaatatttaaagaggttgATTCTGAGCCAACATGACTTACCATGGCCTGGGATACactctcaggaggtcctgagaaagtGTGCCTGAGGTGGTCAGGTCACCGtttacttttatacattttagggagacaggagtTACAAGCAAAGACATAAATCATTAAATGGAAAGTGCACATTGGTTCAGCTTAAAGAGGCAAGATCTTGAAGCAGGAGAGAGCTTAcgggtcataggtagattcaaagtttgtctgattggcaattggttgaaagagttaagctttgtCTAAAGACTTAAGAAGTCAGTAGAAAAGAATGCTTTAGCTAAAATAAAGGGGTTGTGGAAACCAAGGTCTCTGTTATGTAGGGAAAGTCTCATAGATGGAATCCCTCAGACAGTGTGTGATCTacaccagagtcaggttggaattggGACTCTTATTGCCACAATCAGTCTATTTCATCAGTCTTATGACTCATCCTGGTCActtgtgcctaaactccaaaagggaAGGGGTATAACAAGGTGTGTCTCACCTCCCTTCCTATCATGGCCAGAATTCAGTCTTTCAGGTTCATCTGAGGTCTCTTTGGCCTAGAAGAGGGTCCATTCAGTTAGTCAGGGggattagaaatttattttcattttacattattgtcctaagaaagttttttttatcACCTCCATGTCCTCAAACTTTACAAGCAAAAACACATAGAATATTTTAGGTCATTGTGTCAATTTCTATGATTTCACCTAAGCCACAGAGATGCCACATTTCAGAGTTGCCTAAGGATATATAATAAGATAATATTTCTAAACTTTAGCCAGAAAGGAATGTTTCATGCACTGCTCAGGGTGAACAACTTCGCCAGAGTCTGCTATTCTGCATTGTCTTCATTGCTGGAAGGTGATAAAGCAGCTTGAGGATTTTAGTGTGGAAACACAACTTCATAATCATGCTCATGGGTGCAGGAACAAGGCCTACTAACAGAAGTCCTAAGAAGGGCATATTCTGTCTCTGACCTTTCTCTAAACTGTCTCACTTTTCTTGTGAGGGAGTCAATGTTCTCATAGCCATCATCATTGGAGCTCAGGGAGGATCTCTGATGGGGGATGTGATTAATGACAGTGTAGCACACTTCT is a window encoding:
- the GCSAML gene encoding germinal center-associated signaling and motility-like protein, producing the protein MTTFERKLQDQDKKSQEVSSTSNQENENGSGSEEVCYTVINHIPHQRSSLSSNDDGYENIDSLTRKVRQFRERSETEYALLRTSVSRPCSCTHEHDYEVVFPH